Part of the Paludisphaera borealis genome, TCGCCTCGCCACTCGGCGGATTCGCGACGGAGGCCGGAATCAAAGCTTCGACGCGGTTCCCCGCCCTCAACAGCGAAGAGCCGTCGCCATCAGAAGAACAGCGACAAGACGCCAGTGGACTGATGAGTCCGTCATCGATGACACCTTGTCAGGCTTTCCCAAAATAGGGAGCCGGCACGGTTCGCGTTATCCCTGAGAAGGGCGACGGGTTGAGATGAAGAGCAATAGTCTCGGTCCATGTCAGCAAGAGTAAGCCAAGCTGTATTCAGGCGTTAGTGTTTCTTATGATAATCATCCCGCGTTGCATGAAAAAATGACAAAAGGTCGACGTCGACGAAGTTCGTGGAGCCGCGCCAGGCCCGCCGTTCGATCGGACCCGGAGCCCGGATTGTTCACGAATGATTTAGGTGGTCGACGTAATCTCTTTGCCTTCGGGAGATTGTCGCCGATCTTACTCTTACTCAAGCAGCGACCCAGCTTGGCGCGGTTTACTTTTGGGACGCAGGCGGGCCGGGGCCGAAATCCCTTCGCCTCGCGAGGAGGGAAGGCGTGTGTGAAAAAAACATCTTTGGATTACTATGTGCAATCCAGTGGCAAACCGCGCCAAATGCTAGGCCGATGTTCGGCACGAGGTCGGCTCGTCCGAACCCGTGGTGCGAGCCCCGGTTAGGGCCCCGGGGGTCGAGGACGACTCCAGACCGCGCAGGGGCCAGTTCATGAACTTCTGACTCGCTGCGCTAATCGATCAATGGAAGCCGCGGAGGGTTACGAATCGGGTTTCTGAAAAATGGGGCTCGATGTGTCATGGCTTCGCTCCCAACCCCAACTCGTGCCGGGCGGCTGTCAGGAAGCCGTCGAAGCGCCGTTGCAGTTCCCCATGCGTCATGCGGTATGTGTCGCATTCGACTTGGACGAGCGTCCGGAACTGGGCGTCGCGGGCGTTGCCGTGTTCGAGGATCAGGGCGGTGTGATAGGGGTAAGCCCCCCAACGGGAACCTCACGAGGACGTCGCCTCGATTGTAGCTCAAGGCGTCCGGATACAACTGCCCCGCGCCGATCACGGGATGCCAGGCGGCGGCGCGCAGGGCCGGTTCGAGGTCGTTTCGGATGAGGCCGAGCCAGCGCCTGGCGTTCTGTAGCGGGTGGGCCTTCCCCTTGTGCGACCGGGCGTCTCGCCGACACGTCCGGCAGAGCTTGGCCCCCGAGTAGAGCGAGCCCTTCGCCACCTCGTACCACCACTTCTGCTGCGAGGCCGTCCAGACTTCCTCCGACCCGCACGAGGCGCAGTTGAAGGGGACGTCGAGGTAATAGCCGCGCCTGGCGAAGTCGGGCGAGACGGGGCTGTTGCACGGGTCGAGGGCCGTGGGATCGACCAGGACGGCGTCCCGCAGTGCGGCTTCGTGGCGTCGCCGTTCCCGGTCCACCGCCTCGCGCCGCTTGCGGTTGTGGTTCATGATCGATCCCGGAAAAACCAATTGCAGCATGTCTCCTGGGGGCGCAGAC contains:
- a CDS encoding zinc-ribbon domain-containing protein codes for the protein MLQLVFPGSIMNHNRKRREAVDRERRRHEAALRDAVLVDPTALDPCNSPVSPDFARRGYYLDVPFNCASCGSEEVWTASQQKWWYEVAKGSLYSGAKLCRTCRRDARSHKGKAHPLQNARRWLGLIRNDLEPALRAAAWHPVIGAGQLYPDALSYNRGDVLVRFPLGGLPLSHRPDPRTRQRPRRPVPDARPSRMRHIPHDAWGTATALRRLPDSRPARVGVGSEAMTHRAPFFRNPIRNPPRLPLID